A genome region from Deinococcus depolymerans includes the following:
- a CDS encoding potassium channel family protein encodes MIRQLLWIPGALLVLAVLGDLIVTCLQSGEGRLSRAVHRPLYALLTALTRATGHRPLLSWSTPLLIMGTLTTWTVLCWLGWTLVFWSEPGSLLGSDSGQPATFAGTLYFVGYTISTLGLGEITAPQPFWRILTAVASINGFFLLTFAITFVVPIAQARGDRRRLALHLHRAGPGAQALILNAHTDHDRGLLSLTTDLHSMLNDVDAAHLTSPYLHRFHDHDRQDALDLHLPALGEALLILQGTLSGPCPQGLGRALASIDSLSRTFGQVHRHPDPPTPPPPDLTRLRDAGLNLKPEAEFLAFLHTHAALRRRLQAMAHAGQWRWDQVAEPTEH; translated from the coding sequence ATGATCCGGCAACTGTTGTGGATACCCGGGGCCCTGCTGGTACTCGCCGTGCTCGGCGACCTGATCGTCACCTGCCTGCAGTCCGGGGAGGGCCGCCTCAGCCGCGCCGTCCACCGACCGCTGTACGCGCTGCTCACGGCCCTCACGCGCGCCACCGGGCACCGCCCGCTGCTGTCATGGAGTACCCCGCTGCTGATCATGGGCACCCTGACCACCTGGACGGTCCTGTGCTGGCTCGGCTGGACCCTCGTGTTCTGGTCGGAGCCCGGCAGCCTGCTGGGCTCCGACAGCGGGCAGCCCGCCACCTTCGCCGGCACCCTGTACTTCGTCGGGTACACCATCAGCACCCTGGGCCTCGGCGAGATCACCGCCCCACAGCCCTTCTGGCGGATCCTGACCGCCGTGGCGTCCATCAACGGCTTCTTCCTGCTGACCTTCGCCATCACCTTCGTCGTGCCGATCGCGCAGGCCCGCGGGGACCGGCGCCGCCTCGCGCTGCACCTGCACCGCGCCGGTCCGGGCGCGCAGGCCCTGATCCTGAACGCCCACACCGACCACGACCGCGGCCTGCTGAGCCTCACGACCGACCTGCACAGCATGCTCAACGACGTGGACGCCGCGCACCTGACCTCCCCGTACCTGCACCGCTTCCACGACCACGACCGGCAGGACGCCCTGGACCTGCACCTGCCGGCGCTGGGCGAGGCCCTGCTGATCCTGCAGGGCACCCTGAGCGGCCCCTGCCCCCAGGGACTGGGGCGCGCCCTGGCCAGCATCGACTCGCTGAGCCGCACCTTCGGGCAGGTCCACCGGCACCCCGACCCACCCACCCCGCCGCCCCCGGACCTGACACGCCTGCGGGACGCCGGGCTGAACCTGAAACCCGAAGCGGAATTCCTCGCGTTCCTGCACACCCACGCCGCCCTGCGCCGCCGCCTGCAGGCCATGGCGCACGCCGGCCAGTGGCGCTGGGATCAGGTGGCCGAGCCGACGGAGCATTGA
- a CDS encoding GNAT family N-acetyltransferase, translating to MHAPILTTPRLTLRPHRADDLDACVELWQDPVVTRHTSERPLPRQDVWR from the coding sequence ATGCACGCCCCCATTCTGACCACCCCGCGCCTGACCCTGCGCCCGCACCGGGCCGACGACCTGGATGCCTGCGTGGAGCTGTGGCAGGACCCGGTGGTCACGCGGCACACCAGTGAGCGGCCCCTGCCCCGGCAGGACGTGTGGAGGTGA